A genome region from Natronobeatus ordinarius includes the following:
- a CDS encoding hydroxyacid-oxoacid transhydrogenase, with translation MSYERSVSADAHALTPETVWNIQMPQLRFGPHAVEELGYQLADLGVEDGAHGLLVTDERLVEIGHVGRVEDHLEESGYDVTVWDSTEREPSIEVVDDCLSFVREHEGEDGYDFYVGFGGGSCLDVAKGTRAIIANGGEVLDYIAEPTGEGEALTEPGPPLILMPTTAGTGSEISPVAIFAVEEKETKEGISSNYIRADAAVLDPTFTTTLPPKLTAETAMDALGHAIEGYTTHRFDDLLRATEPRERPVYAGRTDLTEMFSERAIELLSGNVRRVVNNGDDLEARSNMLKGALFGAISGLTAGASLCHAMAYPVGNRYHTYHGETIAVLTPASTLGYNVASDPERFVEVAALLGADTAGKSAREAADEARQEFVRLQRDLNVLPSGLADLADVTEEEIDWLATQTVENQQRLLRCNPRPVTKEDVVAIFRDSLHNWGPGE, from the coding sequence GTGAGCTACGAGCGATCCGTCTCGGCCGACGCCCACGCGCTGACACCCGAGACCGTCTGGAATATCCAGATGCCACAGCTGCGCTTTGGCCCCCACGCCGTCGAGGAGCTTGGCTACCAGCTCGCCGATCTCGGCGTCGAGGACGGGGCCCACGGCCTGCTCGTCACCGACGAGCGCCTCGTCGAGATCGGCCACGTGGGTCGCGTCGAAGACCACCTCGAGGAATCGGGGTACGACGTCACCGTCTGGGATAGCACGGAACGTGAGCCCTCGATCGAGGTCGTCGACGACTGTCTCTCGTTCGTTCGCGAGCACGAGGGCGAGGACGGCTACGACTTCTACGTCGGCTTCGGCGGCGGGAGCTGCCTCGACGTCGCGAAGGGGACCCGGGCGATTATCGCGAACGGTGGGGAGGTTCTCGATTACATCGCCGAACCCACCGGCGAAGGCGAGGCGCTGACCGAACCGGGCCCGCCGCTGATCCTCATGCCGACGACGGCCGGCACGGGTTCGGAGATCTCGCCGGTGGCCATCTTCGCGGTCGAGGAGAAAGAGACCAAAGAGGGCATCTCGAGTAACTACATCCGCGCCGACGCGGCGGTCCTCGATCCGACGTTCACGACGACGCTCCCCCCGAAACTGACCGCGGAGACGGCGATGGACGCTCTCGGGCACGCGATCGAGGGCTACACCACCCACCGGTTCGACGACCTCTTGCGGGCGACCGAGCCGCGCGAACGGCCGGTGTACGCCGGCCGAACGGACCTCACCGAGATGTTTTCGGAGCGAGCGATCGAACTCCTCTCCGGAAACGTCCGCCGGGTCGTCAACAACGGCGACGACCTCGAGGCGCGGTCGAACATGCTCAAGGGGGCGCTGTTCGGAGCCATCTCGGGGCTGACCGCGGGGGCGAGCCTCTGTCACGCGATGGCCTACCCCGTCGGAAACCGGTATCACACGTACCACGGTGAGACCATCGCGGTGCTCACCCCAGCGAGCACGCTCGGCTACAACGTCGCCAGCGATCCCGAGCGATTCGTCGAAGTGGCAGCACTGCTCGGCGCCGATACGGCGGGAAAGAGCGCTCGCGAGGCGGCCGACGAGGCCCGACAGGAGTTCGTCCGCCTGCAGCGGGATCTGAACGTCCTCCCGAGCGGGCTCGCCGATCTGGCCGACGTCACCGAGGAAGAGATCGACTGGCTCGCCACGCAGACGGTCGAGAACCAGCAGCGACTGTTGCGGTGCAATCCGCGCCCGGTCACGAAAGAGGACGTGGTCGCGATCTTCCGCGACTCACTGCACAACTGGGGCCCGGGGGAATGA
- a CDS encoding Brp/Blh family beta-carotene 15,15'-dioxygenase, with protein MSLGLGAFAIVLGLATVAVFGSPTMAVQYVPLAFSVLVFGVPHGAVDHLVLPRARGEPVTRRALAAVGLLYLVVGGAYAVVWVVSPALAFALFILLTLVHWGQGDVYAIVEFAGADHLETRTSRVLTLVVRGGVPMLVPLVAFPDQYAFVAGTLVSLFDPAAAATLEPVFEPSVRTAVAVGFGTLVAVTLGLGYLRATSRGPWLVDAGETLGLLAFFALVPPILAIGLYFTFWHSVRHILRTMLVDDVARQALERGAPGAAWLRFARDAAPLTAGALVVVGVVALAVPRTPATLPDVVGLYLVGIALLTLPHVVVVSMLDREQGIWSVDGVEGE; from the coding sequence ATGAGCCTCGGTTTGGGCGCGTTCGCCATCGTCCTCGGGCTGGCGACGGTCGCGGTGTTCGGCTCGCCGACGATGGCCGTCCAGTACGTTCCGCTCGCGTTCAGCGTCCTCGTCTTCGGGGTGCCCCACGGTGCCGTCGACCACCTCGTGTTGCCACGCGCCCGGGGCGAACCGGTCACCCGACGGGCGCTCGCGGCCGTCGGCCTGCTCTATCTCGTCGTCGGTGGTGCCTACGCCGTCGTCTGGGTCGTCTCGCCTGCACTCGCGTTCGCCCTGTTCATCCTCCTCACCCTGGTCCACTGGGGGCAGGGCGACGTGTACGCGATCGTCGAATTCGCCGGTGCCGACCACCTCGAGACCCGAACGAGCCGCGTCCTCACCCTCGTTGTCCGCGGCGGGGTACCGATGCTCGTGCCGCTCGTAGCCTTCCCCGACCAGTACGCCTTCGTCGCGGGCACACTCGTTTCACTGTTCGATCCCGCCGCCGCAGCCACGCTCGAGCCCGTCTTCGAGCCGTCGGTCCGGACTGCCGTCGCCGTCGGCTTCGGTACACTGGTGGCCGTAACGCTCGGACTCGGGTACCTCCGGGCGACGTCGCGCGGCCCGTGGCTGGTCGACGCCGGCGAGACGCTCGGTCTCCTCGCGTTTTTCGCGCTCGTCCCGCCGATCCTCGCCATCGGACTCTACTTCACCTTCTGGCACTCCGTCCGGCACATCCTGCGAACGATGCTGGTCGACGATGTCGCACGCCAGGCGCTCGAGCGTGGTGCGCCGGGAGCCGCGTGGCTGCGCTTCGCTCGAGACGCGGCCCCGCTGACGGCGGGTGCGCTCGTCGTCGTCGGCGTGGTCGCGCTCGCTGTACCGCGGACGCCGGCGACGCTTCCCGACGTGGTCGGGCTCTACCTCGTCGGTATCGCGCTGTTGACCCTGCCACACGTCGTCGTGGTCTCGATGCTCGATCGTGAACAGGGGATCTGGTCGGTAGACGGTGTGGAAGGGGAGTAG
- a CDS encoding 50S ribosomal protein L10: protein MSAEAERKTENLPQWKKEEVDALSELVESYESIGVVGIAGIPSKQLQDMRRGLHGTAVLRVSRNTLTERALEAADLDDLLEHVDGQVGLIATNDNPFALYKELEASKTPAPINEGEVAPNDIVIPEGDTGIDPGPFVGELQQVGANARIDEGSIKVMEDSQVLDAGEEVSADLANVLNELGIEPKEVGLDLRAVYSEGVLFDPEDLDIDVEAYESDVATAAARARNLAVNASFPTAATVPTLIAKATGEAKSLGLHAAIEDEELMPDLVRKADAQLRAIAAQIDDEEALPEELQDVEAPAPAATPDEDESADDHDEPEEAADDDEDDEDDGDGAAGLGAMFG, encoded by the coding sequence ATGAGCGCCGAAGCAGAACGCAAAACTGAGAACCTTCCCCAGTGGAAGAAAGAGGAGGTCGACGCCCTCTCCGAGCTCGTCGAGAGCTACGAGAGTATCGGCGTCGTCGGCATCGCCGGCATCCCCTCGAAGCAGCTCCAGGACATGCGACGGGGCCTCCACGGCACCGCCGTCCTGCGCGTGAGCCGAAACACGCTCACCGAGCGCGCGCTCGAGGCGGCCGACCTCGACGACCTGCTCGAGCACGTCGACGGTCAGGTCGGCCTCATCGCGACGAACGACAACCCGTTCGCGCTCTACAAGGAGCTCGAGGCGTCGAAGACGCCCGCGCCGATCAACGAGGGCGAGGTCGCCCCGAACGACATCGTCATCCCCGAGGGTGACACCGGGATCGATCCGGGGCCGTTCGTCGGCGAACTCCAGCAGGTCGGCGCGAACGCCCGGATCGACGAGGGTTCGATCAAGGTCATGGAGGACTCGCAGGTGCTCGACGCCGGCGAGGAGGTCTCCGCGGACCTCGCGAACGTCCTCAACGAACTCGGCATCGAGCCCAAGGAGGTCGGCCTCGACCTCCGCGCCGTCTATTCGGAGGGCGTACTCTTCGACCCCGAGGACCTCGACATCGACGTCGAGGCCTACGAGAGCGACGTGGCGACGGCCGCCGCGCGCGCCCGGAACCTCGCGGTCAACGCGAGCTTCCCGACCGCCGCGACGGTGCCGACGCTCATCGCCAAGGCGACGGGCGAGGCCAAGAGCCTCGGTCTGCACGCCGCGATCGAGGACGAAGAGCTCATGCCCGATCTCGTGCGCAAAGCAGACGCCCAGCTGCGGGCGATCGCTGCACAGATCGACGACGAGGAGGCACTGCCTGAGGAACTCCAGGACGTCGAGGCACCCGCCCCCGCGGCGACGCCCGACGAGGACGAATCGGCCGACGACCACGACGAGCCCGAGGAGGCCGCCGACGACGACGAAGACGACGAAGATGACGGCGACGGCGCAGCCGGCCTCGGCGCGATGTTCGGATAA
- a CDS encoding lycopene cyclase domain-containing protein, producing MTPPLTYLEFHAVFVVPPILLLAWLAVHRSEAWWDRRVGSGLAIVIALALVYTTPWDNLLIAEGVWWYGERATVATIWHAPIEEYLFFVLQPILTALWLAQFLEVADVSLHIPTRHRVIGALAGITVSLVGFGLLQTTTTFYLGAILFWAGPILAIQWAFGLTYLWRVRRLTVLAIAVPTCYLWIADWIAIRLGIWIISPAHTTGYTLVGLPIEEALFFLVTNVFVVQALVLYVWVLERRHELPTLEQAAGWFGRDVDVG from the coding sequence ATGACGCCACCACTCACGTACCTCGAGTTCCACGCCGTGTTCGTCGTTCCGCCGATCCTCCTACTGGCCTGGCTGGCCGTTCACCGGTCGGAAGCCTGGTGGGACCGTCGCGTGGGCTCTGGGCTGGCGATCGTGATCGCGCTCGCGCTGGTCTACACCACGCCGTGGGACAACCTGCTGATCGCCGAGGGCGTCTGGTGGTACGGGGAAAGAGCGACCGTCGCGACGATCTGGCACGCCCCCATCGAGGAGTACCTCTTTTTCGTCCTCCAGCCGATCCTGACGGCGCTGTGGCTCGCCCAGTTTCTCGAGGTCGCGGACGTCTCGCTGCACATTCCGACGCGCCACCGCGTGATCGGCGCGCTCGCCGGGATAACGGTGAGCCTCGTCGGGTTCGGCCTCCTCCAGACGACCACGACGTTCTACCTCGGCGCGATCTTGTTCTGGGCGGGCCCGATCCTGGCGATTCAGTGGGCGTTCGGGCTCACCTACCTCTGGCGCGTCCGCCGACTCACGGTCCTGGCGATCGCCGTCCCGACGTGTTACCTCTGGATCGCCGACTGGATCGCCATCCGGCTCGGGATCTGGATCATCTCGCCGGCGCACACGACCGGCTACACCCTCGTCGGATTGCCGATCGAGGAGGCGCTGTTTTTCCTCGTGACGAACGTCTTCGTCGTCCAGGCGCTCGTCCTCTACGTGTGGGTCCTCGAGCGACGCCACGAACTGCCGACGCTCGAGCAGGCGGCCGGCTGGTTCGGGAGGGACGTCGATGTCGGGTGA
- the rpl12p gene encoding 50S ribosomal protein P1 yields the protein MEYVYAALILNETDEEINEENLTGVLEAAGVDVEESRVKALVAALEDVDIDEAVAEAAAVPAAGAAAGGAAADEAADDEETSDVPDTVDEDEDEDDEEDDASGEGLGQLFG from the coding sequence ATGGAATACGTATACGCTGCACTCATCCTGAACGAGACCGACGAAGAGATCAACGAAGAGAACCTGACCGGCGTCCTCGAGGCCGCCGGTGTCGACGTCGAGGAGTCCCGCGTGAAGGCGCTCGTCGCCGCGCTCGAGGACGTCGACATCGACGAGGCTGTCGCCGAGGCAGCCGCCGTCCCCGCCGCCGGCGCCGCTGCCGGTGGCGCGGCCGCCGACGAAGCCGCCGACGACGAAGAGACCAGCGACGTCCCCGACACCGTCGACGAAGACGAGGACGAAGACGACGAGGAGGACGACGCCAGCGGCGAGGGCCTCGGTCAGCTCTTCGGCTAA
- a CDS encoding GNAT family N-acetyltransferase, producing the protein MELVEATADDLDALVERWYDLAKRMEEYSELNELVYADVHEVSDDGFRAHLDDEDVTDYLIVHEGETIGFLTLCEGRHPSRQYSKYLRIVNIAIDEDDRSRGHGTAVIERVKELARERGCDHLKVSCEWQNEGARRFYRDTDFQPKQVDYAQPLE; encoded by the coding sequence ATGGAACTCGTGGAAGCCACCGCAGACGACCTCGATGCGCTCGTCGAACGCTGGTACGACCTCGCAAAGAGGATGGAGGAGTACTCCGAGTTGAACGAACTCGTCTACGCGGACGTTCACGAGGTCTCCGACGACGGCTTCCGCGCTCACCTCGACGACGAGGACGTCACGGACTACCTCATCGTTCACGAGGGCGAGACGATCGGCTTCCTCACGCTTTGCGAGGGTCGCCACCCCTCCCGGCAGTACTCGAAGTACCTTCGCATCGTGAACATCGCTATCGACGAAGACGACCGGAGTCGAGGCCACGGCACGGCGGTTATCGAGCGTGTGAAAGAACTCGCTCGCGAGCGGGGATGTGATCATCTCAAAGTCTCCTGCGAGTGGCAAAACGAGGGCGCACGCCGTTTCTACCGCGATACGGACTTCCAGCCGAAGCAAGTCGATTACGCACAGCCACTAGAATGA
- a CDS encoding N-acyl homoserine lactonase family protein, whose translation MVDATIDVLYRGALECDQNYMVEGKVFGTHDEPNPDTDYGEIPVWSLVIDHPQGTILWDTGSHHEALEGHWPEGLSQAFYPYDAHEHRLDDDLEAAGYGIEDIDYVFQTHLHLDHAGGLEFFDGTDVPVFVHEEELKFAYYSAKSDEGSAAYVLEDFDHDLNWHVLKREREQHFEDVEFIHFPGHTPGLTGTMIHLDDEGTIVFTGDQLYQLPNYEEGIPLGGPLVWGKTQWRESLELIRALERRHDAEVVLGHDYDQFEEIRGGWG comes from the coding sequence ATGGTAGACGCAACGATCGACGTTCTGTACCGTGGAGCACTCGAGTGCGACCAGAATTACATGGTCGAGGGGAAGGTGTTCGGCACGCACGACGAGCCCAACCCCGACACCGACTACGGCGAGATACCCGTCTGGAGTCTCGTCATCGACCACCCCCAGGGGACGATCCTCTGGGACACTGGCTCACACCACGAGGCGCTCGAGGGCCACTGGCCCGAGGGGCTGTCCCAGGCGTTCTATCCGTACGACGCCCACGAGCATCGACTGGACGACGACCTGGAGGCGGCCGGCTACGGCATCGAGGACATCGACTACGTTTTCCAGACGCACTTACACCTCGATCACGCCGGCGGCCTCGAGTTCTTCGACGGCACCGACGTTCCCGTGTTCGTCCACGAAGAAGAGCTCAAATTCGCCTACTACAGCGCCAAGAGCGACGAAGGAAGTGCGGCGTACGTCCTCGAGGACTTCGACCACGACCTGAACTGGCACGTTCTCAAACGGGAGCGCGAACAGCACTTCGAGGACGTCGAGTTCATTCACTTCCCGGGGCACACACCTGGGCTGACGGGGACGATGATCCACCTCGACGACGAGGGCACGATCGTCTTCACCGGCGACCAGCTCTACCAGCTGCCCAACTACGAGGAGGGAATCCCCCTCGGCGGGCCGCTGGTGTGGGGCAAGACCCAGTGGCGCGAGAGCCTCGAGCTGATCCGCGCACTCGAGCGCCGCCACGACGCCGAGGTCGTGCTCGGTCACGACTACGACCAGTTCGAGGAGATCCGTGGGGGGTGGGGATAG
- a CDS encoding bifunctional helix-turn-helix transcriptional regulator/GNAT family N-acetyltransferase, whose translation MSTSEELSFGHEDRRRIYEYVERHGAADADEVRDRLRIDPGGFRHHVAILKRDGRLEDEDGSLRVTIDAGAKEEYVTEDLEFHIRPARQEDLGGIVGAIRQVAEEKTYIVAESVADEIDHQDALLRNNELESRMFFVATVGDEVVGWVHLHSPELDKLSHTAELTVGVIEEYRGHDIGSHLLSRGLEWAGSNGYEKVYNSVPSTNEDAITFLEKHGWEIEAVREDHYKLNGDYVDEVMMALEL comes from the coding sequence ATGTCCACGAGTGAGGAGCTCTCGTTCGGCCACGAGGACCGCAGGCGGATCTACGAGTACGTCGAGCGCCACGGGGCGGCCGACGCGGACGAGGTGAGAGACCGACTGCGGATCGATCCAGGTGGATTTCGTCACCACGTCGCGATTCTCAAACGCGACGGGCGACTTGAGGACGAAGATGGTTCACTTCGGGTGACGATCGACGCCGGAGCCAAGGAGGAGTACGTCACCGAGGACCTCGAGTTCCACATTCGCCCGGCCAGGCAGGAGGATCTCGGGGGGATCGTCGGCGCGATTCGTCAGGTTGCCGAAGAGAAAACCTACATCGTCGCCGAGAGCGTCGCCGACGAGATCGATCACCAGGACGCCCTGTTGCGCAACAACGAACTCGAGTCACGGATGTTCTTCGTCGCCACGGTCGGTGACGAGGTCGTCGGCTGGGTCCATCTCCACTCGCCGGAACTCGACAAACTGAGCCACACCGCCGAACTCACCGTCGGCGTCATCGAGGAGTACCGCGGCCACGACATCGGCTCGCACCTCCTCTCGCGGGGCCTCGAGTGGGCCGGCTCGAACGGCTACGAGAAGGTGTACAACAGCGTCCCATCGACGAACGAGGACGCGATCACCTTCCTCGAAAAACACGGCTGGGAGATCGAGGCCGTCCGCGAGGACCACTACAAGCTCAACGGCGACTACGTCGACGAAGTGATGATGGCACTCGAGCTCTGA
- a CDS encoding DUF429 domain-containing protein: MTTTLGLDWGGRGWIAVVATGGPDSLEFDAAFFPSMLTVWRAWRDDAETILVDIPIGLPAGTDDLEDEGPIVRECDAAARELLGPDRRSSVFDVPCREAARQPTFGAANARNRERAGRGLTIQAWAITPRILEVEALLREFDDAREVVREAHPEVCFAALGDGPIAASKTTDEGRQARLEALATLGDHYDWAVGLDERYEALEAEHVTDLEPHERRIHGSDRDDLLDAFALAVTAFAGDLRRLPSESAAPEVPRDRHGLPMEIVYHEPTTRSS; the protein is encoded by the coding sequence ATGACAACCACACTCGGCCTCGACTGGGGCGGACGCGGCTGGATCGCCGTCGTCGCCACCGGCGGCCCCGACAGCCTCGAGTTCGACGCAGCGTTTTTCCCGTCGATGCTGACCGTCTGGCGGGCGTGGCGCGACGACGCGGAGACGATCCTCGTCGACATCCCGATCGGGCTGCCCGCCGGAACCGACGACCTCGAGGACGAGGGGCCGATCGTCCGCGAATGTGACGCGGCGGCACGGGAGCTTCTCGGACCCGACCGGCGCTCGAGCGTCTTCGACGTCCCCTGTCGGGAGGCCGCGAGACAGCCGACGTTCGGCGCGGCGAACGCGCGAAACCGCGAGCGCGCCGGTCGTGGACTGACGATCCAGGCGTGGGCCATCACGCCGCGGATCCTCGAGGTCGAGGCGCTTCTTCGGGAGTTCGACGACGCGAGGGAGGTCGTTCGCGAGGCCCATCCCGAGGTCTGTTTCGCGGCCCTCGGCGACGGCCCAATCGCGGCGTCGAAAACGACCGACGAGGGGCGACAGGCTCGACTCGAGGCACTCGCCACACTCGGCGACCACTACGACTGGGCAGTCGGGCTCGACGAGCGGTACGAGGCGCTCGAGGCCGAGCACGTGACCGACCTCGAGCCCCACGAGCGCCGGATCCACGGCTCGGATCGTGACGACTTACTCGATGCGTTCGCCCTCGCGGTGACGGCGTTCGCGGGCGACCTTCGACGGTTGCCGTCCGAATCGGCGGCTCCCGAAGTTCCGCGGGACCGGCACGGATTGCCGATGGAGATCGTCTATCACGAGCCGACGACGCGTTCGAGCTGA
- a CDS encoding bacteriorhodopsin codes for MVSTDGATWSAWDTVLQAPETQREVFEYVFDDPLLAWSFVLNIALAGLTILGIVYLGRNLTDPRSKLIAVSVMLISVVSISSYTGLTTGLTISFLEMPAGHARAGEEVLTMWGRYLTWAFSTPFILIALGMIAGSNLTKILTASAFTIAMCVTGLAAALTTSSHLLRWWWFVISSAFFLVIVYIILVEWDADAKETGTSGLFNTLKILTVVSWFGYPILWFLGVEGIALLEVAYTSWGYSILDIVSKYVVTVLIMLYVAREPEEIVAGAEYGSSLPEFTPADD; via the coding sequence ATGGTTTCAACTGACGGCGCGACGTGGTCCGCCTGGGATACTGTCTTACAGGCCCCCGAAACCCAGCGAGAGGTCTTCGAGTACGTGTTCGACGATCCCCTGCTCGCGTGGTCATTCGTGCTCAACATCGCGCTGGCCGGCTTGACCATCCTCGGCATCGTCTACCTCGGACGAAACCTCACCGATCCGCGATCGAAGCTCATCGCCGTCTCGGTGATGCTCATCTCCGTCGTCTCGATCTCGAGTTACACCGGCCTCACGACCGGGTTGACCATCAGCTTCTTGGAGATGCCGGCGGGGCACGCACGGGCGGGTGAGGAGGTCCTCACGATGTGGGGTCGATACCTCACCTGGGCGTTCTCGACGCCGTTCATCCTGATCGCTCTCGGGATGATCGCCGGCTCGAACCTGACGAAGATTCTGACCGCCTCGGCGTTCACCATCGCCATGTGCGTCACCGGCCTCGCCGCCGCCCTGACCACCTCGAGTCACCTCCTGCGCTGGTGGTGGTTCGTGATCAGTTCGGCGTTTTTCCTGGTGATCGTCTACATCATCCTCGTCGAGTGGGACGCCGACGCAAAGGAGACGGGAACCTCGGGACTGTTCAACACGCTGAAGATCCTGACGGTCGTCAGCTGGTTCGGCTACCCGATCCTGTGGTTCCTCGGCGTCGAGGGAATCGCGCTGCTCGAGGTCGCCTACACCTCCTGGGGCTACAGCATCCTCGACATCGTGAGCAAGTACGTCGTGACGGTGTTGATCATGCTCTACGTCGCCAGGGAACCCGAGGAGATCGTCGCCGGCGCGGAGTACGGCTCGAGCCTCCCCGAGTTCACGCCGGCCGACGACTGA
- a CDS encoding redox-regulated ATPase YchF, whose amino-acid sequence MLSIALAGKPNAGKSTLYTAATMAEVDVANYPFTTIDANRGVSYVRTDCPCLERDERCTSENCRDGKRYVPIELLDVAGLVPGAHEGKGLGNQFLDELTNADVIVNVIDASGGTNAKGEPVELGEHDPLEDVDFVEEEMDLWLAGIVERNWESVERKSRSPDFDLDDVLADMLTGFGATPVDVATILRDLEYPDDPIQWEDEHREALARDVRRRTKPIVVAANKIDVAPAENVERLLELDKPVIPTTAEGELALRRAAEADLVDYDPGDAAFEITGDVSDAQREALEGLGEAIGQWDGTGVQAAFDHAVYELLEYVTVYPVEDASKWSDGSGNVLPDAFLLPEGSTPRDLAYAVHSDIGDGYLHAVDARSSREISDSYELEEGDVIKIVSTN is encoded by the coding sequence ATGCTCTCGATTGCACTTGCCGGGAAGCCGAACGCCGGCAAGTCTACTCTTTACACGGCGGCGACGATGGCCGAGGTCGACGTCGCGAACTACCCCTTTACGACCATCGACGCAAACCGCGGCGTGAGCTACGTCCGCACCGACTGCCCCTGCCTCGAGCGCGACGAACGCTGTACCAGCGAGAACTGCCGGGACGGCAAGCGGTACGTCCCCATCGAACTGCTCGACGTCGCCGGCCTCGTCCCCGGTGCCCACGAGGGGAAGGGGCTGGGCAACCAGTTCCTCGACGAACTCACCAACGCCGACGTCATCGTCAACGTGATCGACGCCTCCGGTGGGACGAACGCGAAGGGCGAACCCGTCGAGCTCGGCGAGCACGACCCCCTCGAGGACGTCGACTTCGTCGAAGAAGAGATGGACCTCTGGCTCGCAGGCATCGTCGAGCGAAACTGGGAGTCCGTGGAGCGTAAGTCCCGTTCGCCCGACTTCGATCTCGACGACGTGCTCGCGGACATGCTCACCGGCTTCGGCGCGACGCCGGTCGACGTCGCGACGATCCTCCGCGACCTCGAGTACCCCGACGATCCGATCCAGTGGGAGGACGAGCACCGCGAGGCGCTCGCCCGGGACGTCCGCCGGCGGACGAAGCCGATCGTCGTCGCCGCGAACAAGATCGACGTCGCCCCCGCCGAAAACGTCGAGCGCCTGCTCGAGCTCGACAAACCCGTGATCCCGACCACCGCCGAGGGCGAGCTCGCGCTCCGACGGGCCGCGGAGGCCGACCTCGTGGACTACGACCCCGGCGACGCCGCCTTCGAGATCACGGGCGACGTCAGCGACGCCCAGCGCGAGGCGCTCGAGGGGCTCGGCGAGGCGATCGGCCAGTGGGACGGCACCGGCGTCCAGGCCGCCTTCGACCACGCCGTCTACGAGTTGCTCGAGTACGTCACCGTCTACCCCGTCGAGGACGCCTCGAAGTGGTCCGACGGCAGCGGGAACGTCCTCCCCGACGCCTTCCTCTTACCCGAGGGATCGACCCCGCGAGACCTCGCTTACGCCGTCCACTCCGACATCGGTGACGGCTACCTCCACGCCGTCGACGCGCGTTCGTCTCGAGAGATTTCGGACAGCTACGAACTCGAGGAGGGCGACGTGATCAAGATCGTGAGTACTAATTGA
- a CDS encoding 50S ribosomal protein L1: MADSEIEQAVARALEESPDRNFTETVDLAINLRDLDLNEPSNRVDESIVLPSGTGQETQIVVIAEGETAVRAEEVADQVLSEDDVADLDDDEAKDLADETDFFIAEEAMMQDIARYLGTILGPRGKMPDPLSPDEDVVETVNRLKNTVQLRSRDRRTFHTLVGAEDMSAAEIADNIDVILRRLHADLEKGPQNIDSVYVKTTMGPSVEVA, encoded by the coding sequence ATGGCAGATTCGGAAATCGAACAAGCAGTGGCTCGCGCACTCGAGGAGTCGCCGGACCGGAACTTTACCGAGACGGTAGACCTCGCGATCAACTTGCGCGACCTTGACCTCAACGAACCGTCGAACCGTGTAGACGAGTCGATCGTCCTGCCGTCCGGAACCGGCCAGGAAACTCAGATCGTCGTCATCGCCGAAGGTGAGACCGCCGTCCGCGCCGAGGAGGTCGCGGACCAGGTCCTTTCGGAAGACGACGTGGCCGATCTGGACGACGACGAGGCCAAAGACCTCGCCGACGAGACCGACTTCTTCATCGCCGAGGAGGCGATGATGCAAGACATCGCCCGGTACCTTGGTACCATCCTGGGTCCCCGGGGGAAGATGCCCGACCCGCTCTCGCCCGACGAGGACGTGGTCGAGACGGTCAACCGACTCAAGAACACCGTGCAGCTTCGCTCGCGTGACCGACGCACGTTCCACACGCTCGTCGGCGCCGAGGACATGAGCGCAGCGGAGATCGCCGACAACATCGACGTGATCCTCCGTCGCCTGCACGCCGACCTCGAGAAAGGCCCCCAGAACATCGACTCCGTCTACGTGAAGACGACGATGGGCCCATCCGTGGAGGTGGCCTGA